A genome region from Chloroflexota bacterium includes the following:
- a CDS encoding zinc ribbon domain-containing protein: MPIYEFRCQACGAKFEVWLRTPQDVVACPACGATLLEKQVSAPAVVGTRSSDEVGRTCCGREERCERPPCSDGGNCYRQ; this comes from the coding sequence ATGCCTATATACGAATTCCGTTGCCAAGCTTGTGGTGCGAAGTTTGAGGTCTGGTTGCGCACCCCTCAGGACGTAGTCGCCTGTCCTGCCTGTGGTGCTACTTTGCTGGAGAAACAGGTTTCCGCACCGGCAGTGGTGGGCACCAGAAGCAGTGACGAGGTTGGGCGCACCTGCTGTGGTCGCGAGGAACGCTGTGAGCGACCGCCTTGTTCCGATGGTGGCAATTGCTACAGACAATAA
- a CDS encoding 4Fe-4S binding protein has translation MLYVDSARCTGCGLCVDACPNGAIQLVNQVASINAELCQECQACVEACPQKAIGPAEERPTVVEGEVIRVRESLPVVQQPVSVPIRPARRPWSYNLSVALAFLGREVVPQAASYLLEAWERRRAVPAFRERSTDFLSLLSGWRGGGHRQRQRQRRGR, from the coding sequence GTGTTGTATGTGGATAGCGCGCGTTGTACAGGATGTGGCTTATGTGTGGATGCCTGTCCCAATGGCGCGATACAATTGGTGAATCAGGTAGCCAGCATCAATGCGGAGCTGTGCCAAGAATGTCAGGCTTGCGTAGAGGCTTGCCCACAGAAAGCAATTGGTCCAGCAGAGGAGCGCCCCACTGTGGTCGAAGGTGAGGTGATTAGGGTGCGCGAAAGCCTGCCCGTGGTGCAGCAGCCAGTTTCTGTGCCTATTCGCCCCGCAAGGCGGCCATGGTCTTATAACTTGAGCGTGGCTCTGGCTTTCTTGGGGCGAGAGGTTGTGCCGCAGGCGGCTTCTTACTTGCTGGAAGCCTGGGAGCGCAGGCGGGCTGTACCTGCTTTTCGTGAACGATCAACCGATTTCCTCTCGTTATTGAGTGGTTGGCGGGGTGGCGGCCACAGACAACGCCAGCGGCAGCGCCGCGGCCGCTGA
- a CDS encoding NifB/NifX family molybdenum-iron cluster-binding protein — protein MKIVVTANGNDLDAQVSLVFGRCLSFVFVDTETMAFEAIPNPALSAPGGAGIQAAQFVVEHGAEAVLSGNVGPNAYGVFQAANVPIYWVSEGTVRQAVEAYKAGKLHSATQANVQAHTGLGKRGADSGRGGRYGRGRT, from the coding sequence ATGAAGATCGTCGTTACAGCGAATGGGAATGATCTAGACGCTCAGGTCAGTCTGGTGTTCGGACGCTGTCTTAGTTTTGTTTTCGTGGATACGGAGACGATGGCGTTCGAAGCAATCCCCAATCCAGCCCTATCTGCACCAGGCGGGGCAGGGATTCAGGCTGCCCAATTCGTCGTAGAGCATGGCGCGGAAGCTGTGTTGAGCGGCAACGTAGGGCCAAATGCTTATGGGGTGTTCCAGGCTGCCAATGTGCCGATTTATTGGGTCAGCGAGGGCACGGTACGGCAGGCCGTGGAGGCATACAAAGCGGGTAAGCTCCACTCCGCTACACAGGCAAACGTGCAGGCTCATACGGGCTTGGGTAAGCGGGGGGCTGACAGTGGTAGAGGTGGTCGTTATGGGAGAGGACGAACCTGA
- a CDS encoding DUF364 domain-containing protein produces the protein MSIIDKLLSSLRVNAPVHDVRIGVHWTAVAVRTTWGIRVGLAAVPHAQESHCEGQPSVRRAGYLLERSSFELAELIRSDSLTEASVGLATMNALLDVDKACCIEANAEEILVKQGAGKRVVIVGHFPFIPRVRQVAEKLSVLELHPRGEDLPAARAEEIVPQADVVGITGSTLVNHTFEDLLSLCQPSAYVLVMGGSTPLSPLFFDYNVNALAGALVVDAEGALRAVSQGATFRQIPGKRLLAMLR, from the coding sequence GTGAGCATCATTGACAAACTGTTGAGCAGTTTGAGAGTCAACGCACCAGTGCATGATGTGCGCATCGGCGTACATTGGACAGCTGTAGCTGTGAGGACGACATGGGGAATACGTGTGGGCCTTGCAGCGGTGCCACATGCACAGGAGAGCCACTGTGAAGGACAGCCTTCTGTGCGGCGAGCTGGCTATCTGCTAGAGCGCAGCTCATTTGAATTGGCAGAGCTAATCCGCTCAGATAGCCTTACTGAGGCAAGCGTTGGCTTAGCAACAATGAATGCCCTCTTGGACGTGGACAAAGCGTGCTGTATTGAGGCGAATGCTGAGGAAATTCTCGTCAAACAAGGCGCCGGCAAGCGCGTGGTGATCGTAGGTCATTTCCCTTTTATCCCACGTGTCCGCCAAGTGGCAGAAAAGCTGTCGGTTCTGGAGTTACATCCTCGAGGTGAGGATCTGCCAGCTGCTCGTGCAGAGGAAATAGTACCCCAAGCCGATGTAGTTGGCATTACTGGTAGCACGCTGGTCAATCACACCTTTGAGGATCTGCTTTCTCTGTGCCAACCCAGTGCCTACGTGCTTGTCATGGGTGGTAGCACGCCGCTTTCGCCATTGTTTTTCGACTACAATGTGAATGCGTTGGCTGGTGCGCTTGTGGTAGATGCGGAAGGTGCTTTGCGCGCTGTAAGTCAGGGGGCAACCTTCCGGCAGATTCCAGGCAAACGGCTATTAGCAATGCTCCGATGA
- a CDS encoding DUF5320 domain-containing protein produces MPKGDRTGPFGMGPMTGRAAGYCAGYGIPGYMNPVPGRGLGLGFGGGWGRGFRWRHWYYATGLPGWMRFGYGPAWGWGVPPVTQEQETEMLKAQAKALQEQLDAINKRLEDLGKEG; encoded by the coding sequence ATGCCAAAAGGAGATCGCACTGGGCCATTTGGCATGGGGCCCATGACTGGGAGGGCAGCTGGTTACTGCGCTGGCTACGGCATCCCTGGCTACATGAACCCTGTGCCAGGACGTGGCTTGGGTCTAGGTTTTGGTGGTGGCTGGGGCAGAGGCTTTCGCTGGCGCCACTGGTATTACGCCACAGGGCTTCCAGGTTGGATGCGCTTTGGGTACGGGCCAGCCTGGGGCTGGGGAGTGCCACCAGTAACCCAAGAACAAGAAACCGAGATGCTAAAGGCACAGGCCAAGGCCTTGCAGGAGCAACTTGATGCCATCAATAAGCGCCTCGAAGATCTTGGGAAGGAGGGCTGA
- a CDS encoding acyl-CoA dehydrogenase family protein, giving the protein MYRDEVLLEVVEEGDLFLRDAIRAYVEAEIMPVRLLIDEDEEHVLVRKILQGLADIGFQAAIWPERYGGAGITRMVPFSLCLEELSRGDGGIAVALACSLWPFMPAIWAANQAVLDRFGPEFCSGELRMGCFAMTEPGGTTGGGGCDIENPALEGRMIRTTARLEGEEWVLNGQKLWASNSGVADAYLIVCSTDPELGDEGLALIYVPSGVKGLSFGPYERKAGLHADRNSAIFLDNVRVPREFRAAGPAQDARLFHQNLIVGRLGSAAMSVGNAQGIFETVLKFTGARVVAGRPIREHSIGACMLADMAIGIETARAFCLQAAYKYDHPELYGPQDSTLNLSRASIAKVYASEVAVMVANKTMELMGAYGYAHDYHLEKYWRDGKIMQLWLGGAQLGRLDAIRGYYAHRL; this is encoded by the coding sequence ATGTACCGTGATGAGGTTTTGCTTGAGGTAGTGGAAGAGGGGGATTTGTTCCTGCGCGATGCCATCCGTGCTTATGTGGAAGCTGAGATTATGCCCGTACGCTTGCTTATAGATGAGGATGAAGAGCACGTGTTGGTGCGCAAGATCCTGCAGGGGTTGGCAGACATCGGCTTTCAGGCCGCTATCTGGCCAGAGAGATACGGAGGAGCAGGCATCACCAGGATGGTACCTTTTAGTCTATGCCTGGAGGAACTGTCCCGTGGTGATGGCGGTATTGCGGTGGCTTTGGCCTGCAGTCTGTGGCCTTTCATGCCTGCTATCTGGGCCGCCAACCAGGCTGTGCTCGATCGTTTTGGGCCAGAGTTCTGTAGTGGAGAGCTGAGGATGGGCTGCTTTGCGATGACAGAGCCGGGTGGCACAACAGGAGGTGGAGGTTGTGACATCGAGAACCCTGCTTTGGAAGGTCGCATGATCCGCACCACTGCCCGTCTGGAGGGGGAGGAGTGGGTGCTCAATGGACAGAAATTGTGGGCTTCCAATAGCGGCGTAGCTGACGCTTATCTGATAGTATGCTCGACTGATCCCGAATTAGGGGATGAGGGGCTTGCTCTCATCTATGTGCCAAGCGGTGTTAAAGGGCTTTCGTTTGGTCCCTACGAGCGCAAAGCCGGCTTACATGCTGACCGCAACAGCGCAATTTTCCTAGACAATGTGCGAGTCCCCAGGGAATTTCGCGCTGCTGGCCCAGCCCAAGATGCACGCCTGTTTCACCAGAACCTAATTGTTGGACGCTTGGGCAGCGCAGCCATGTCCGTGGGCAATGCTCAAGGCATCTTTGAGACGGTCCTCAAGTTTACTGGTGCGCGGGTGGTGGCTGGGCGACCTATCCGCGAGCACTCTATAGGCGCCTGCATGCTGGCGGACATGGCCATAGGCATCGAGACTGCACGTGCTTTCTGCTTGCAGGCAGCCTACAAGTACGATCACCCCGAACTCTATGGGCCTCAAGACTCGACGCTGAACCTCTCACGCGCCAGCATCGCCAAGGTCTATGCCTCGGAGGTGGCGGTGATGGTGGCCAACAAGACAATGGAGTTGATGGGTGCTTATGGCTACGCACACGATTATCACCTGGAGAAATACTGGCGAGATGGGAAAATCATGCAGCTCTGGCTGGGAGGGGCGCAATTGGGGCGTCTAGATGCGATTAGGGGTTACTACGCGCATCGCCTGTGA
- a CDS encoding MFS transporter, with product MRSRFAKIAYGVGNLGQALFFNTVQTFLIFFYTDVVRLAPQMVSLAFAISYGVWNAINDPLIGLISDRTRTRWGRRIPYIALGTPLTFLLFFLVWSPPLGGRPLINPSHSGIFLYFALVIALFDLVYTAVSVTYTALFPEAFEDLRERTEVSIYRQVAAMIGTALGVAIMPVLVGSFSRQFGELGGWKMAGLVLGLIGASAFAFSLLGSKERKKSSTAEALPFVDALKQTLVNRSFLAFVGANLMICYIWSWLSAMVPFFTKYVLHAPEEQMSLIFLGMFATSMACYPLWRKVALRLGSRNTLALAVSLFVLFMLPVVVVSNLVQALIMILCVGAANSGITLVRDIVLSDVIDEDELRTGQRREGSYFGVNAFIERLVMVLIGGSSSLVLSLSGYNATLTIQPPSVSMGIRIGMSLLPLAALAVFWFSLRFYPLGKEQVAALRERLDALHRGASAM from the coding sequence ATGAGAAGCAGATTCGCAAAAATAGCTTATGGCGTAGGTAATTTAGGGCAAGCCCTCTTTTTCAATACGGTGCAGACATTCCTCATCTTTTTCTATACCGATGTTGTGCGTCTTGCTCCCCAAATGGTGAGCTTGGCTTTTGCCATTTCCTATGGCGTGTGGAACGCCATCAATGATCCGCTCATTGGCTTGATCTCGGATCGTACACGCACTCGCTGGGGACGGCGTATCCCCTATATCGCGCTTGGCACGCCCCTTACTTTTCTGCTCTTTTTCCTGGTTTGGTCTCCGCCGTTAGGAGGGCGCCCTCTCATTAACCCATCCCATAGCGGCATCTTCCTCTATTTCGCCTTGGTCATCGCCTTGTTTGACTTAGTGTATACTGCGGTCAGCGTAACGTACACGGCTCTCTTCCCGGAGGCTTTTGAGGATCTCAGGGAAAGGACAGAAGTGTCCATCTACCGCCAGGTGGCAGCAATGATTGGCACAGCATTGGGTGTGGCGATCATGCCCGTTCTAGTAGGCTCTTTCTCTAGGCAGTTTGGCGAGCTGGGTGGATGGAAAATGGCGGGGCTAGTTCTAGGGCTTATTGGTGCCAGCGCCTTCGCATTCTCTCTTCTCGGCAGCAAGGAGCGCAAGAAGAGCAGTACAGCGGAAGCGTTGCCATTTGTGGATGCCCTGAAGCAGACTCTTGTTAATCGCTCGTTCCTCGCATTTGTCGGTGCCAATCTGATGATCTGTTACATCTGGAGCTGGCTCTCGGCCATGGTGCCATTCTTCACCAAGTATGTGCTTCATGCGCCAGAGGAACAGATGAGCCTGATCTTTCTCGGCATGTTCGCTACCTCGATGGCTTGTTATCCCCTGTGGAGGAAAGTTGCCCTGCGTCTGGGTTCCAGGAATACTTTGGCTTTGGCTGTAAGCCTGTTTGTCCTTTTCATGCTGCCCGTCGTGGTCGTGTCCAATCTGGTTCAAGCCCTTATCATGATCCTATGCGTTGGCGCAGCCAACTCTGGCATTACTTTGGTGCGTGATATTGTGCTCAGCGATGTGATAGACGAGGATGAGTTGCGCACTGGCCAGCGGCGGGAGGGCAGTTATTTTGGGGTGAACGCTTTCATCGAGCGGTTGGTTATGGTGCTGATTGGTGGCTCCAGCAGTTTGGTGCTAAGCCTAAGCGGTTACAATGCTACTCTGACGATCCAACCGCCATCTGTCAGTATGGGCATCCGCATAGGCATGAGCCTGCTGCCGCTCGCCGCATTGGCGGTCTTTTGGTTCTCGCTGCGCTTCTACCCTCTGGGTAAGGAGCAGGTCGCAGCGCTCAGAGAACGACTGGATGCGTTGCATCGAGGAGCAAGCGCAATGTAG
- a CDS encoding DNA modification methylase, whose product MRFSDLLNLYEKFKKKYREDAYKHISELLREAKIIHKQDWLKSQTPGKDHEQSWRAFKGKNLEKLVRHIITDDIEALGLKIIEGNVLERANSSNLPEELSRIKRNLLVDYGEFGAHLPDVDLVIYDPKHCNIVAVVSSKVTLRERIAQTGYWKIKLSQDKVTRHIKVFFVTPDEDKTLSVREPIKKGRAIVETDTDGSYIMSEEEIEESDKVKKFDKFISDLRELLESKSR is encoded by the coding sequence ATGAGATTTTCTGATTTGTTAAACCTTTACGAAAAATTCAAAAAGAAATATAGGGAAGATGCTTATAAACACATCTCTGAATTGCTTAGAGAGGCAAAAATCATCCACAAGCAAGATTGGTTAAAGTCGCAGACTCCTGGCAAGGATCATGAACAGTCTTGGCGTGCTTTTAAGGGGAAAAATCTTGAGAAACTTGTTAGGCATATAATAACAGACGACATAGAAGCTCTAGGTTTAAAAATCATAGAAGGTAATGTTCTAGAAAGGGCTAATAGCAGTAACCTTCCGGAGGAACTCAGTCGGATTAAACGAAATCTTCTGGTAGATTACGGTGAGTTCGGAGCACATCTCCCAGATGTGGACTTAGTCATTTATGACCCGAAGCATTGTAATATAGTTGCTGTGGTTTCCAGCAAGGTCACTTTGCGGGAAAGGATTGCTCAAACTGGTTATTGGAAAATCAAATTGAGTCAGGATAAGGTCACCAGGCATATCAAAGTATTCTTTGTTACTCCAGATGAGGATAAAACGTTGAGCGTCAGGGAACCTATTAAGAAGGGGAGGGCCATTGTTGAAACAGACACTGATGGGAGTTATATAATGAGTGAAGAAGAGATAGAAGAGAGTGATAAGGTCAAGAAGTTCGACAAGTTCATCTCTGATTTGCGGGAGTTGTTGGAGAGTAAAAGCAGATGA
- a CDS encoding site-specific DNA-methyltransferase — protein sequence MRTKGQLPLSLFAEKGELVEQKKIEDEKPSLETTTLWDYPTQSYGKKPKGDNKFQGVTPAFIIWNMIQRYTKPGDLVVDPMAGSGTTVDVCEEEGRKVIGYDINPKHPKVIKNDSRQIPLEDNSVDMVFIDSPYGDNVNYSDDPADIGKISAEDPRFYEELEKVALEIYRILKPGKVVGWLIGDQWVRRKFTPVGFRIYSMLEKRFEPVDIVCVVRRGQSSHTGLWHYRAKKFNFFLRGFKYLLLFRKPLSDKKEKEEKPEKIKWGRYK from the coding sequence ATGAGAACTAAGGGTCAGTTACCACTAAGTCTCTTTGCGGAAAAAGGCGAGCTAGTGGAGCAGAAAAAAATAGAAGATGAAAAACCGTCTCTTGAAACAACCACTCTTTGGGATTATCCAACGCAAAGCTATGGGAAAAAACCAAAGGGCGATAATAAATTCCAAGGCGTAACTCCTGCGTTTATTATTTGGAATATGATACAGAGGTACACAAAGCCCGGGGATTTAGTGGTTGATCCGATGGCTGGTAGCGGCACGACCGTTGACGTTTGTGAGGAAGAGGGCAGGAAAGTCATTGGGTATGATATCAATCCCAAGCATCCCAAGGTAATAAAGAATGATTCCCGCCAGATACCTTTGGAGGATAATTCTGTCGACATGGTTTTCATAGATTCTCCGTACGGGGATAATGTTAATTATTCAGATGACCCTGCTGATATCGGCAAGATCTCTGCAGAAGACCCGCGGTTTTACGAGGAACTGGAAAAGGTGGCTCTTGAGATTTATCGGATCCTTAAACCTGGGAAAGTTGTGGGGTGGTTAATTGGGGATCAATGGGTCAGAAGGAAATTTACTCCTGTCGGTTTTAGGATATATAGTATGCTCGAGAAACGCTTTGAACCTGTAGATATAGTATGTGTAGTAAGGCGTGGTCAAAGTTCTCATACAGGCCTTTGGCATTATCGGGCAAAAAAATTTAATTTCTTCTTAAGAGGGTTCAAATATTTGCTATTGTTTAGGAAACCGCTATCTGACAAGAAGGAAAAGGAAGAAAAGCCCGAAAAGATCAAGTGGGGGAGATATAAATAG
- a CDS encoding alpha/beta fold hydrolase — protein MPNLNPFFFPGGSVGCLLIHGGTGSPPEMRPMGEYLAAKGLTVLGVRLAGHGTSPEDLARTSWHNLVASAEEGLYRLQDQCTCVFVAGLSVGGLLTLYLAARHPIAGAIVMAAPAYLSDWRLKLLPIIKHFVKWHHSSGELDLTDPNAKDRVFFYRRVPLVFGEQVNHLLREARASLGQVKVPVLIMQGRCDRTIPADSAQIIFDSLGTDDKEIVWWSNSGHAITVDSEREAVWARAYSFITAHIADSQGCSFE, from the coding sequence ATGCCAAATCTAAATCCCTTTTTCTTTCCCGGTGGGTCAGTTGGTTGTCTTCTCATCCATGGCGGTACGGGCAGCCCGCCTGAAATGCGCCCCATGGGGGAATATCTGGCTGCTAAGGGACTGACGGTGCTCGGTGTGCGTCTCGCTGGCCACGGGACCAGTCCCGAGGACCTGGCTAGGACTAGCTGGCATAACCTGGTGGCTTCCGCTGAGGAGGGGCTATACCGGCTGCAAGATCAGTGTACGTGTGTGTTTGTCGCCGGGTTGTCCGTAGGTGGCTTGCTCACCCTGTATCTGGCAGCACGCCATCCCATTGCGGGAGCCATCGTTATGGCTGCGCCGGCGTATCTCAGCGATTGGCGGTTGAAACTGCTGCCCATTATCAAGCATTTCGTCAAATGGCATCATTCCAGTGGGGAACTGGACCTGACTGATCCCAATGCCAAGGACAGAGTATTTTTCTATCGGCGTGTCCCCCTTGTCTTTGGCGAACAGGTCAATCATCTGTTGCGGGAAGCGCGTGCCTCTCTCGGGCAGGTGAAAGTGCCCGTACTGATCATGCAGGGTCGTTGTGATCGGACCATCCCTGCCGACAGTGCCCAAATCATCTTCGATAGCCTGGGAACAGATGATAAGGAAATTGTGTGGTGGTCCAACTCAGGCCATGCTATCACGGTGGACAGCGAACGGGAGGCAGTATGGGCCCGAGCCTATTCTTTCATCACCGCACATATTGCAGATTCTCAGGGGTGTTCATTCGAGTAG
- a CDS encoding endonuclease/exonuclease/phosphatase family protein, with the protein MNRQPLIRLVEATSIFLFFIQAVRVLFSVLFGVIYDAIFAGPLTLYAISANLLVFLAFSMPLFAGRGSSRQLPLITAWLVFLARIPMTWNDPQIRLYSSLFIVAAGGLYTAYLLQESPDIFPWTWIIALAVDQLLRAAGNTYDITLRAWWLPVQCLLSGLLFLSSLFVDHLSRKEAPQAGIGFLGGLAIGAFLFLETSLLSLPHALARWSASSYAMLMPLLLLITLLPLLYGVQSTSHSWRGQARAWGVVFLLLACGSVAVGYLAEGLLAAGSLLLMQWVALLALPSMLHERKGGKERVGIYLALGFLFFLLINFAYAFAFTYAYTLDFFRDAGLPIFLVATLVYMLPATLRGLRFPEPFTYCTQRWVVGAIVLLVALSVAIAFPPSPRMKTAEQNVRIGTYNIHYGYNSTWRFSLEEMAKTIEESGADVVALQEVDTGRITSYCVDDALWLARRLRMEVFYQPTIEHLTGVAMLYRLPLEKAEGQLLTSRLEQTAIMCTRLKVGGKKLDIYGTWFGLEPGERAVQLSEALAFMGQGAAAFGGDLNATPDSPVYQRLTEAGFVDPFVAIGLEPLPTSPSEQPEERIDYVWVRGLKPISAQVLDSTASDHRMVVVEVRLE; encoded by the coding sequence ATGAATAGACAGCCATTGATACGTCTGGTAGAGGCAACATCTATTTTCCTCTTTTTCATACAGGCTGTGCGCGTGCTTTTCTCGGTGCTATTTGGCGTCATCTACGACGCGATCTTTGCTGGCCCGTTGACACTCTATGCTATCAGCGCCAACCTATTGGTCTTTCTGGCTTTCTCGATGCCCCTCTTTGCAGGGCGAGGTTCTTCGCGGCAGTTACCTCTTATCACTGCCTGGCTGGTTTTCCTGGCCAGAATTCCCATGACATGGAATGATCCACAGATTCGGCTCTACAGTTCGCTGTTCATCGTCGCTGCTGGTGGCTTATACACTGCTTATCTGCTGCAAGAATCTCCCGATATTTTCCCTTGGACGTGGATTATCGCGCTGGCAGTTGACCAACTGTTGCGGGCCGCGGGGAATACCTACGACATCACGCTCCGTGCATGGTGGTTGCCTGTGCAGTGCCTGTTGTCTGGGTTGCTTTTCCTCTCAAGCCTTTTCGTTGACCATCTCTCACGAAAGGAAGCGCCGCAGGCAGGCATCGGCTTTCTGGGCGGGCTGGCTATCGGGGCATTCTTGTTCTTGGAAACCTCACTGCTTTCTCTACCCCATGCGCTAGCGCGCTGGAGTGCTTCGAGCTATGCCATGCTGATGCCTTTGCTGCTGCTCATTACGTTATTGCCCCTCCTGTATGGGGTGCAGAGCACATCGCACTCATGGCGAGGACAAGCTAGGGCCTGGGGGGTGGTCTTCTTGCTCCTTGCCTGTGGCAGTGTGGCGGTAGGTTATCTGGCCGAGGGATTACTGGCAGCGGGTTCTCTTTTATTGATGCAGTGGGTTGCCCTGCTCGCTCTTCCTTCTATGTTGCATGAGCGCAAGGGTGGCAAGGAGCGAGTGGGGATATATCTGGCATTGGGCTTTCTCTTTTTCCTATTGATCAACTTTGCCTATGCTTTTGCTTTCACTTATGCCTATACTCTGGATTTCTTCCGTGACGCTGGACTGCCCATATTTCTCGTGGCTACCTTGGTATACATGCTTCCTGCTACGCTCAGGGGGTTACGTTTTCCAGAACCCTTCACTTATTGCACGCAGCGGTGGGTGGTAGGAGCAATTGTGCTGCTGGTGGCCTTGAGCGTGGCAATTGCCTTCCCGCCCTCGCCAAGGATGAAGACAGCCGAACAGAACGTCCGCATAGGTACTTACAACATTCACTATGGCTACAACAGTACCTGGAGATTCTCCCTGGAAGAGATGGCAAAGACGATCGAGGAGAGTGGCGCAGATGTGGTGGCTTTGCAGGAGGTGGATACAGGCCGTATCACCAGTTACTGTGTGGATGATGCACTTTGGCTGGCCCGGCGCCTGCGCATGGAAGTATTTTACCAACCAACGATAGAGCATCTGACCGGTGTTGCCATGCTCTATCGCCTGCCACTGGAGAAGGCTGAAGGTCAGCTTCTGACCAGCCGTCTAGAGCAGACAGCCATCATGTGCACACGTCTCAAGGTTGGAGGAAAGAAACTGGATATCTATGGCACCTGGTTTGGCCTGGAACCGGGGGAAAGAGCCGTTCAGTTGAGCGAAGCCCTGGCCTTCATGGGACAGGGAGCAGCAGCTTTTGGTGGTGACCTGAATGCCACGCCTGATTCTCCCGTCTATCAGCGGCTGACCGAAGCAGGCTTTGTTGATCCCTTCGTTGCTATTGGCCTTGAGCCGCTGCCCACCTCGCCATCCGAGCAGCCAGAGGAGCGCATTGACTACGTTTGGGTGCGCGGGCTGAAGCCTATAAGCGCACAGGTATTGGATTCAACTGCTTCCGATCACCGTATGGTTGTGGTGGAAGTGCGATTAGAATGA
- a CDS encoding carboxymuconolactone decarboxylase family protein: protein MPGKIITEFQKERAALNELVMQYADLNIKRFYSLDSQAYREGALPRDVKELLGLVASLVLRCDDCIRYHIIRCHEEGVSSEALVEALGIGLVVGGSITIPHLRRALQAWHELQESGAK from the coding sequence ATGCCAGGCAAAATCATCACCGAATTCCAGAAAGAACGAGCAGCATTGAACGAACTCGTAATGCAGTACGCAGATTTGAACATCAAGAGGTTCTATAGCCTGGATTCCCAAGCCTATCGTGAAGGTGCGCTCCCAAGAGATGTGAAGGAACTGCTGGGTCTCGTCGCTTCTTTAGTACTGAGATGCGATGATTGCATTCGCTATCACATTATTCGCTGCCACGAAGAGGGCGTGTCAAGCGAAGCATTGGTTGAAGCTCTTGGTATAGGTCTGGTGGTGGGAGGCTCCATTACGATCCCCCATCTGCGCCGTGCTCTACAAGCATGGCATGAATTGCAGGAGTCGGGTGCCAAGTAG